In Sciurus carolinensis chromosome 17, mSciCar1.2, whole genome shotgun sequence, one genomic interval encodes:
- the LOC124969469 gene encoding olfactory receptor 7E24-like: MGLPEDPDLQPVLFGLFLSLYLVIVLGNLLIILALSSDSHLHTPMYFFLSILSLADIGFISTTVPKMIVDIQTHSRAISYVGCLSQMSLFIIFGCMDEMLLTVMAYDRFVAICHPLHYSVIMNPRLCGFLVLVSFGFSLLESQLHNLIALQSIYFEDMDISNFFCDPSQILSLSCSDILTKGIVMYFVGVVYGFLPLSGTFFSYYKIVSSILRIPSLGSKYKAFSTCGSHLSVVCLFYGTAIGVYLSSDQLSFTRKGVVSSVMYTVVTPMLNPSIYSLSNRDIRSALRRLHRRTV; encoded by the coding sequence ATGGGACTCCCAGAGGACCCAGACCTTCAGCCCGTCCTCTTTGGACTATTCCTGTCCCTGTACCTGGTCatagtgcttgggaacctgctcattaTTCTGGCtctcagctctgactcccacctccacacccccatgtacttcttcctctccattctttccttgGCTGACATTGGTTTCATCTCCACCACAGTCCCAAAGATGATTGTGGACATCCAAACTCACAGCAGAGCCATTTCCTATGTGGGCTGCCTGAGTCAGAtgtccctttttattatttttggatgtATGGATGAAATGCTgctgactgtgatggcctatgaccgctttgtggccatctgtcaccccctgcattaCTCAGTTATCATGAATCCTCGCCTCTGTGGCTTCTTAGTTTTGGTGTCTTTTGGTTTTAGCCTTTTGGAATCCCAGTTGCACAATTTGATTGCCTTACAGTCTATATACTTTGAGGACATGGacatttctaatttcttctgtgacccttctcaGATCCTTAGTCTTTCTTGTTCTGATATCCTTACCAAAGGTATAGTCATGTACTTTGTTGGTGTGGTCTATGGTTTTCTTCCTCTCTCGGggacatttttctcttattataaaattgtttcttctattctgcGAATCCCATCATTAGGCagcaagtacaaagccttctccacctgtgggtctcacctctcagttgtttgcttattttatggaacAGCCATTGGAGTGTACCTTTCTTCAGATCAGTTATCATTCACCAGAAAGGGTGTTGTgtcctcagtgatgtacactgtggtcacccccatgcttaACCCCTCCATCTACAGCCTGAGTAACAGGGACATTAGAAGTGCCCTGAGGAGGCTGCACAGGAGAACAGTGTGA
- the LOC124968007 gene encoding putative gustatory receptor clone PTE01: MELTEDPELQPVLVGLFLSMCLVTVLGNLLIILAVSSDAHLHTPMYFFLANLSLADICFISTMVPKLIMNTQSHSRVISYVDCLMQMSLFILSGCMDDMLLTVMAYDRFVAICHPLNYSVIMNSRLCGFLVLMSFLISLFDSQLHNLIVLNFRYFKDVEIANFFCVPSQLLNLPCSDTLTNNIVMYFVVTLSGFLPISGILFSYYKIVSSILRIPSSGGRYKAFSTCGSHLAVVCLFYGTGLAVYLGSTVSLSPRTSAVFSVMYTVVIPMLNPFIYSLRNRDIKTALRRMHSNAYNPRARGISFQGRLDLPAKLNL, from the coding sequence ATGGAACTCACAGAGGATCCAGAACTACAGCCTGTGCTTGtgggactgttcctgtccatgtgcctggtcacagtgctggggaacctgctcatcattctggctgtcagctctgatgCCCACCTccacacgcccatgtacttcttcctcgccaacctgtccttggctgacaTCTGCTTCATCTCCACCATGGTCCCAAAACTGATTATGAACACCCAAAGTCACAGCAGAGTCATCTCCTATGTGGACTGCCTGATGCAGATGTCCCTTTTTATCCTTTCTGGATGTATGGATGACATGCTTCTGAccgtgatggcctatgaccggtttgtggccatctgccacccacTGAATTACTCAGTTATCATGAACTCTCGCCTCTGTGGATTCTTAGTTTTGATGTCCTTTTTGATCAGCCTTTTTGATTCTCAGCTGCATAACTTGATTGTCTTAAACTTTAGGTACTTCAAGGATGTGGAAATTGCTAATTTCTTCTGTGTCCCTTCTCAACTACTTAATCTTCCCTGTTCCGATACTTTAACAAATAACATCGTCATGTATTTTGTTGTTACTCTGTCTGGCTTTCTTCCCATCTCTgggattcttttttcttactataaaattgtttcctccATTCTGAGGATCCCATCCTCAGGGGGgaggtacaaagccttctccacctgtgggtctcacctggcagttgtttgcttattttatgggaCAGGTCTTGCAGTGTATCTTGGTTCCACTGTATCACTTTCTCCCAGAACAAGTGCAGTGTTCTCTGTAATGTACACAGTGGTCATCCctatgctgaaccccttcatctacagcctgaggaaccgGGACATTAAAACTGCCCTGAGAAGGATGCACAGCAATGCATACAATCCCAGAGCCCGAGGCATCTCTTTTCAAGGGAGGCTAGATTTGCCAGCAAAACTAAACCTGTAG